The window TTTTCAGCAACAAAGTATTTCAAAACCACAAACTTATTGATTCTAAGCTGAGCGTACTttggctttgctcagactttacatagagttaaaacgagacagaataTATGTATGTCACTCACATAAATCCTTTTAGTCTTAACCCCGGGCGTaagtgcgattcttgttgcaacaatgcattgtagcgcAGCAGTCATAGGCTTGCAGTAGCTGCTCAATTGCggcagaatgacagctacaatgtcaaggtcgcaatcacctctgattggttgacactcgcttattattggctacaatacttacaatgcatttttgcaacaagaatcgcacaaattctgcctatcacaacaattgaatttgtaataaaagttgatgcaggttttacgaaatcgtcCTACTAGACTTTAATAACGCGATCTGACGTTTCAGAAACATCTGCACGGGGACAGACTGAGCACGCTCCTTCACGGTTTACCTTctctatatatttagaaatcTGTGGGTGCAACTTTTATCTACCTTCTCTAGCACATGCTAGTCTATTAAAGTAGCTACCATACTATGCTCACGAATTTTCAAGTAAGTAGTCCAAAcctctattaggtacctaacctcGACTCTGTTGACTCATTAACAATTAAAGCTCCTACCTAACTGGGGCAAATCATATACTTGCTTTCAAGTTAAAGGTTTTGACGACCCAAGTGGCGCAACGGTTTATGGCTTGGAGGCTGAGAAGGATGGGAGGAGGAGGAAAGGAGAGGAATTCTATCGGGTTCGATTCTAGATAATCAAAATTATGTTACTTAAATCTTGTTCGATATGAGACTTCAGCCGTGGTCACGGCGCAACTGCACactaagggcggtttcagattAACATTTTTccttcaataaaatttattctacatTTTTCGCTTCAATAAAACGACCGCGTGAGCACGCGCTCATTCCGGCACCGTGTTCGCTCGAACCAGTTGCAGTTGCAGTTGCAATATGGATTCCATCTAAATGCCTGAATGAAGAAAGCGTTGCGCATATGTACGAGCTTATAAGCGCCTTTACGCTCGTATGAGATGAAAAGGCGCGTAGGTAAAAGCGCGtccaaaaacgagcttatacgcgcaaaaactggctaagtgcgagtcagattagCGCACCGAGACTTCCGTACttcagacgtattttttcgacgttttgcacgataaatcaaaaactattaggcataaaaataaattaaattctgttttggaatgtacaggtaaagccatttcatatgatactccactttgtatattaatcttactttgaaagttgaaaatactaattatttgttccttttttttgtgatataactaaCCACGAATTCCCGGTTTatagatttttccctttacgtttGCTACCTACATgccatttcatgattctaggtcatcgggaagtaccctgtaggtttcttaacagacacgacagacagacagacaacgaagtgataaggGTGcctttttccatttgaggtacggaaccctaaaaatactaagttaacataaataattaggtGATTACTTACTCAGAGAGGTGACCCCTGCTAAGCACAGGAACATAATTTGCCAAACTCGTAATTCCCCGACTATTGTCCTTTCGAGCCATTCCGGCTCCTCTGAATTTTTTATCACGTCCATTATGGGATCCATTATACAGCAGTGTGTAGATATAAGTACCAAGTGCTAGTAAGTAACCTTTTATGTAAGTTGAATAGGACAAAGCGTACAATACGCGTCCGTAAAACAGTTCAGTTGGAGTAAAAACTAATTGTCCCAATTTCAAGGAGTGGTTTATAGCCACACCTACACAATAGCATCACGGTATCAACCCTCGTTAGTCGTCACTGAAGTTTATTACTTACCAAGCCATTACGAAATTAATCAATAATCTTGTTTGATTATTAAATATGTAAGAGACtgttttaaaaagaaattaaatagtcgttttataaacttattcatttattcgaTTTTTATCGGCAAAATGCGAAGGGTTACAGCATGGGAATAAAAATTCATATTTTCCGCGCAAAGTCGTAATGATAGCCGTGAAAAGTGTTGCTatacgaaaataataatatgacgaCGTCAAGCTGAATGAACCTCTAATGAACTTGACCACAACTTGACattcactaatattattattttaatactcgttaattatttaatttaaactcaCTTGTACACATTATAAAATGTGACTATTTTTGATATCCAGATTTTAGAGCCCGATGTTGTTTTCCACGTGCCTAAGACATGGGGTCTTTTTTTACAGCTgtacacaaaatataaatacttaactAGTTATTTGTTAAATGTTTTCATAATACTTTAAAAATAGAGTTGAACATTACCTACGTAGCGCAATATTAGttctgtttttattaaattaaataaataaaaccacgAACGAATGAaagcgattttttttaatgacaacaTATGGCCGATCGGTTTTCTCTTTCGTTCAAAAAGCTATTTCACTTTCCCGCAGAAAATAGGGTGTCGAATCTGTCCTATAACCTCCGatatatttattacaatttaaagaTCGAAGATGTATCTTTTATGATAATTGTGGATAAATTCATATAAAGATTGTTCAAAGTGATGTTGTGTAAGATCATTTGTGTTCTTGCGATAATTCTGtagcgtttttaaaaattaaacatggcCTCGAATCGAGGAATTCAGATTGGATCCGCGTGGTTTCAACGGAAGCTCAACTTGAGGCCGCAGCACCGGGGCGTGCACCTGGTCACCGAGGAGATCCTCAAGCAGGTGCCCGAGTTGTCGCAGTTTGCGGTCGGGCTCTGCCACATTCAAAGTGAGTACCGGGGACCACTTTGGCCACTTGCCGCCGATGTTTATAGTTTTACTAGATATTTCCCGTTTTCAATGCATATTAGTTTCAATTTCGAAAtgtatttatgttaatttttcaaTAAGAAATTGTCAAACATGATATCATCAAACGAAAACTCTTGATACGTTTGAAGACAGCTGATCCTTCTGATGCATGGTAAACTCTTCCAGTAATGCACACATCAGCGAGCCTCGCGCTCAACGAGAGCTGGGACCCTGATGTCAGAGACGATATGGAAATGATGCTCAACAAAATAGTGCCAGAAGGTCTGCCTTACCGCCACTCGTGCGAAGGTCCTGACGACATGGTAAGTTGTACAAGTTGAATGCTAATGTTCAAGTCATTAATTCTTAATTTAAATGTTGTTGGCAAAGTGTCATTTGTTTGTGTTTATTAAAGACAGTTTATGGCTTGTTTTGTTAATTGTTTGACTGTTGTAGCAACAGCTAGGGTAAATGTTATTAAATCATGCCTTCCTATACGAAGTAATGCTAAAATTAATAACTTCATTATCTCTAATATGTTACAAAGTAGAATAATAATGTGAAGCATTAGCAACATAGGTTAGAATTTATGAAACACGACAATAATGAAGTTAGCCTGATTCTTGTGCTATGATAAGCTATGTTCCAGttattaaaatcattttaatcTCCACATAGTATAAAACCAGCTCTGTCCGTCTTGAAATGCTTCTTAAAGAGTTTCTTTCTAAAAGAACAAAATGAATTTGAAACTTTCATTCAAGTTTTTAATGAAAGCATCTCCTTAAGAAAAGTCCTTGTACTATATTATCACGtcataatatatttacttatatttaaaatttgaattaaaaaccAGGGCGGGTCAGCAAGTAATCACTAAAGTACACTTGTACAAACATATTGTTTGTTTTAGTATTTAGGTCATAATGCAGATGGTATATCTATATTTAATTAACATAATAGCGCTGAAAAATCAAGgctaaaataacataatatagtagGCATATAAAACTACTTGTTTACTTGTTTATTCAGTTATGTATACTCTGAAGTGACCTTGAAGTGATATGCTGATAACAAGTTGACTTTAACCTTACTATTGGTCAATGCAATTTGCAATATTGCAGAATTTTAGTTGGTAGCATCTTCTAATTAACACAGCTTGATTGGTTTATATTTGAAATACTTGAATTTAAATTCCATTTTTAGGTAAAAACTGAACGCTATTATGAAACTACTCTCAATTTATATTGTTGTGCAGTTGA of the Maniola hyperantus chromosome 19, iAphHyp1.2, whole genome shotgun sequence genome contains:
- the LOC117991112 gene encoding UPF0047 protein YjbQ codes for the protein MASNRGIQIGSAWFQRKLNLRPQHRGVHLVTEEILKQVPELSQFAVGLCHIQIMHTSASLALNESWDPDVRDDMEMMLNKIVPEGLPYRHSCEGPDDMPAHVKACFLGSSLTIPITDGKLNLGTWQGVWLCEHRNHAGSRKVVVTLSGCPRDSPLSPVSAASCSS